From Chloroflexota bacterium, a single genomic window includes:
- the cdhA gene encoding CO dehydrogenase/acetyl-CoA synthase complex subunit epsilon: MTEVAEKKEKKTRRQREVEKLIRAEDQWEPIGATPMPEIPDLRNWDMRLLKTYAPWYAPFCDLCCFCTYGKCDLTECRRGACGIDIAGQQGRIILLACCMGMSAHAGHARHIIDYLIERHGEDYKIDLGSNVAVEAPHIRTVLGLKPETLGDLRTAIEYVERELIHLVSALHTGQEGSYLDYESKALHAGMLDHVGMEAADIAQIVGFKYPTSVADTPLAGLGLASIDTAKPMILVIGHNPASSTNVIDYLRQNNLYDKIEVGGICCTALETTRYSDSAKVIGPLSRQLYYVRTGMADVIMTDEQCIRTDIVEEAKKVGSALIATSDKACYGLEDATEKDIDEIVRQIVEEGKQFLILDHAKAGEVAVKVALKLAPQRKKVLISESEAQELAKVCRECEICERVCPNLFSIGHGIRQVGQGNFEPLRQLFDQCIGCGKCEEECPRHIPIFKIMQAAASKDTFKVRVGRGPIMDTEIRNVGAPIVLGTIPGVVAFVGCSNLPDIDDVVEMAEEFAKRKYIVVLSGCAAMVAGMKKDADGLTIYERYPGNFDAGGVVNVGSCVANAHITGAAMKIANIFATLPLRGNYEVIADYILNRVGAVGVAWGAYSQKAASIATGCNRLGIPVLLGPHSSKYRRLYLSKKGEDDWRVMDGRKAEVVDTGEPSPEHLLYVTETKEKAMVMISKLCIRKNDTPQGRGIKLNHYISLYKKYMGGGLPDDLHLYVRTDRDLPIVYKKEAMAYLKEVGWKPKPVLSLPTLIGTYPSKVPLEAVIH, encoded by the coding sequence ATGACTGAAGTGGCCGAGAAGAAAGAGAAGAAGACTAGGAGGCAGCGGGAGGTCGAAAAGCTCATTAGAGCGGAAGACCAGTGGGAGCCGATTGGGGCTACGCCGATGCCCGAGATTCCTGACTTGAGGAACTGGGATATGAGGCTTTTGAAAACCTACGCGCCCTGGTATGCTCCCTTTTGTGACCTGTGTTGTTTCTGCACCTATGGTAAGTGTGATCTGACTGAGTGCAGGAGAGGGGCTTGCGGCATTGACATAGCCGGTCAGCAGGGGAGGATCATCCTTCTGGCCTGCTGTATGGGCATGTCTGCTCATGCCGGTCATGCTAGGCATATTATCGACTATCTCATTGAAAGGCATGGTGAAGATTACAAGATTGACCTAGGGAGCAACGTTGCGGTTGAGGCGCCACACATCAGGACAGTGCTGGGGTTGAAGCCGGAGACCCTGGGTGACTTGAGGACAGCTATTGAGTATGTAGAGCGGGAGCTAATCCATCTTGTATCAGCGCTTCACACTGGACAGGAGGGGAGCTATCTGGATTATGAGTCGAAAGCTCTCCATGCCGGAATGCTGGATCACGTGGGCATGGAAGCTGCCGATATTGCTCAGATTGTGGGGTTCAAATACCCAACCTCCGTTGCGGATACACCCCTGGCAGGTTTGGGGCTTGCCTCGATAGATACGGCGAAGCCGATGATCCTGGTGATCGGTCATAATCCGGCGTCTTCCACCAATGTTATTGACTATCTGCGGCAGAACAACCTTTATGACAAAATAGAGGTTGGAGGTATATGCTGCACCGCTCTGGAAACGACCAGATATTCCGACAGTGCGAAGGTGATAGGGCCTCTTTCCAGACAGCTCTATTACGTCAGGACAGGCATGGCCGACGTCATAATGACCGACGAACAGTGCATCAGAACGGACATAGTTGAAGAAGCAAAGAAGGTTGGCTCAGCTCTGATCGCTACATCCGATAAGGCTTGCTACGGGTTGGAGGATGCTACAGAGAAGGATATTGACGAGATAGTGAGGCAGATAGTCGAGGAGGGAAAGCAATTTCTGATCCTGGATCATGCGAAAGCCGGAGAAGTGGCAGTGAAAGTGGCCTTGAAGCTGGCTCCGCAAAGGAAGAAGGTACTCATAAGTGAATCGGAGGCCCAAGAGCTGGCCAAGGTTTGCCGTGAATGTGAGATATGCGAGCGGGTCTGCCCCAACCTGTTCTCCATTGGGCACGGCATAAGACAGGTAGGCCAGGGCAACTTCGAACCTCTGAGGCAGCTCTTTGATCAGTGCATTGGCTGTGGCAAGTGTGAAGAAGAGTGTCCTCGCCACATCCCGATCTTCAAGATAATGCAGGCAGCGGCCAGCAAGGATACCTTCAAGGTGAGGGTCGGACGTGGGCCTATTATGGATACGGAGATAAGAAACGTTGGGGCGCCGATAGTGCTGGGGACAATCCCTGGGGTGGTAGCCTTCGTCGGTTGTTCAAACTTGCCGGATATAGATGACGTAGTGGAGATGGCGGAGGAGTTTGCCAAGAGGAAGTACATCGTAGTCCTCAGCGGCTGCGCTGCCATGGTAGCCGGGATGAAGAAAGACGCGGACGGTTTGACGATCTATGAGAGGTATCCAGGCAATTTCGATGCCGGGGGGGTAGTCAACGTAGGCTCCTGCGTGGCCAACGCCCACATTACTGGAGCGGCCATGAAGATAGCCAACATCTTTGCTACTCTACCTCTGCGGGGGAACTATGAGGTTATTGCCGACTACATCCTGAACCGTGTTGGGGCTGTAGGAGTAGCCTGGGGAGCTTATTCCCAGAAGGCAGCTAGCATCGCCACAGGCTGCAACAGGTTAGGAATCCCTGTGCTACTCGGGCCTCATTCCTCAAAGTACAGGAGGCTATATCTCAGCAAGAAGGGCGAGGATGACTGGAGGGTGATGGATGGGAGAAAGGCTGAGGTGGTAGATACTGGCGAGCCTTCTCCCGAGCATCTGCTCTATGTCACCGAGACCAAAGAGAAGGCAATGGTAATGATCTCCAAACTCTGCATCAGGAAGAATGATACTCCACAAGGGAGGGGTATTAAGCTGAACCACTACATTTCCCTGTACAAGAAGTACATGGGTGGTGGCCTTCCTGACGATCTACATCTCTACGTGAGGACAGATAGGGATCTTCCCATCGTCTATAAGAAAGAGGCGATGGCATATCTGAAAGAGGTTGGCTGGAAACCGAAGCCGGTTCTCAGCCTGCCCACCTTGATAGGCACCTATCCCAGCAAGGTGCCTCTGGAGGCAGTCATACATTGA
- a CDS encoding acetyl-CoA decarbonylase/synthase complex subunit delta, whose protein sequence is MEFKAPVESYSGNVREVTLGRGAKALKIGGENALPFHSFDEGSVPNPPRFALEVLDTEPEGWPESVLGLYKDVVSDPVKWAKKCLTYGADMICLRLLSTDPAGKDASPEAAAAMAKKVAEAITVPLIVYGSGDEKKDAVVLPKVAEACSGENLLLGPAVKENYEEIAKAAQQHGHAIIAQSPLDINLMKELNIKLCKTFPPDRIMIDPLSSALGYGMEYSFTIMERTKQTGVIFKDGMTQMPIIADLANECWKTKEAKANKVQGMLWEAITAVSLLLAGANIVVVRHPETLKQVKELLKQR, encoded by the coding sequence GTGGAGTTCAAAGCACCGGTTGAGTCATATTCCGGTAATGTGAGAGAAGTAACCCTTGGAAGGGGTGCCAAAGCTTTGAAGATTGGGGGGGAGAATGCCCTCCCCTTTCATTCTTTTGATGAGGGTTCGGTCCCTAATCCTCCCAGGTTTGCCCTGGAGGTGTTAGACACAGAGCCGGAGGGGTGGCCTGAATCGGTTCTGGGTTTGTACAAGGATGTCGTCTCTGACCCTGTCAAGTGGGCTAAGAAGTGTCTCACCTATGGGGCAGACATGATATGTCTCAGACTCCTCAGTACTGATCCTGCAGGGAAGGATGCTTCTCCCGAGGCGGCTGCGGCGATGGCTAAGAAAGTGGCTGAGGCAATCACTGTTCCGCTGATCGTGTACGGATCGGGGGATGAGAAGAAGGATGCGGTAGTGTTACCGAAGGTGGCTGAAGCCTGTAGCGGGGAGAACCTCCTCCTGGGCCCAGCGGTCAAGGAAAACTACGAGGAAATAGCCAAGGCAGCCCAGCAGCACGGGCACGCCATCATTGCCCAATCACCTTTGGATATAAACCTGATGAAAGAGTTGAACATAAAGCTGTGTAAGACCTTCCCTCCAGACAGGATTATGATCGATCCTCTCAGTTCAGCCCTAGGATACGGCATGGAGTATAGCTTCACCATCATGGAGAGGACGAAGCAGACCGGGGTGATTTTCAAGGACGGGATGACCCAGATGCCCATTATCGCCGATCTGGCGAACGAATGCTGGAAGACAAAAGAGGCTAAGGCCAATAAGGTGCAAGGCATGCTGTGGGAGGCGATAACGGCCGTCTCCCTCCTGCTTGCGGGAGCGAACATTGTCGTGGTGAGGCATCCGGAGACGCTGAAGCAGGTTAAGGAACTTCTGAAACAGAGGTGA
- a CDS encoding dihydropteroate synthase, with amino-acid sequence MILIGENIHIISKNVAVAIRERDAKLIQELAVAQAEAGVDYIDLNLGPARKNPQETTEWLVNTVQAVTDLPLSIDTLNPVAMEAGLRSCTKARPLLNSASGRTDSKQQTLPLAKKYNTDVVISVLTDKGCPPDVESRMESIMSTVAYANELGIPNEDIWVDPILLPVSADQQQVVQALEFMKILGDVLPGVKSTIGLSNLSNGTPEELRAILNRTYMVMLGRYGQYSVIADALDKELIDLNSGKMPRIVDLIYKAMDGEEIALSSLSNKERDYVKTTKVLLAETLYSHMWLEV; translated from the coding sequence ATGATCCTTATTGGCGAGAACATACATATCATTTCGAAGAATGTCGCCGTGGCCATCAGAGAGCGGGATGCGAAGTTGATTCAGGAGTTGGCAGTAGCCCAAGCTGAAGCCGGGGTTGATTACATAGACCTTAATCTCGGCCCAGCGAGAAAGAACCCTCAGGAGACTACTGAGTGGTTGGTGAATACGGTTCAGGCAGTTACGGATTTGCCCCTGTCGATAGATACCCTGAACCCAGTAGCCATGGAGGCAGGCCTCAGATCATGCACCAAGGCTAGGCCTCTGCTTAACTCAGCCTCCGGGCGGACTGACAGCAAACAACAGACGCTACCCCTGGCTAAGAAATACAACACCGATGTAGTCATCTCTGTACTGACTGACAAGGGCTGCCCCCCTGATGTCGAGTCACGGATGGAGAGCATCATGAGTACAGTGGCCTATGCCAATGAGTTGGGCATCCCTAATGAGGACATCTGGGTTGATCCTATTTTGTTGCCAGTTAGTGCCGACCAACAGCAGGTTGTCCAGGCTCTGGAATTTATGAAGATATTGGGTGATGTGCTCCCTGGGGTGAAGTCAACGATAGGGCTGTCTAATCTGTCCAACGGAACACCAGAGGAGCTCCGAGCGATTCTCAATCGCACCTATATGGTAATGCTCGGAAGATATGGCCAGTATTCGGTGATTGCTGATGCTTTAGACAAGGAGCTCATCGATCTGAATAGTGGCAAGATGCCACGAATTGTTGATCTCATTTACAAGGCGATGGATGGCGAAGAGATAGCACTCTCTTCTCTCTCCAACAAAGAGCGCGATTACGTGAAGACCACCAAAGTCCTGCTGGCCGAAACCTTGTATTCCCATATGTGGCTAGAGGTCTAG